The following proteins come from a genomic window of Nostoc sp. TCL26-01:
- a CDS encoding glycosyltransferase family 1 protein, translated as MNSTTEKRIALISVHGDPSIEIGKEEAGGQNVYVREVGLALAQLGWQVDMFSRKVSPEQETIVQHTPLCRTVRLTAGPEEFVPRDNGFKYLPEFVQQLLQFQRENHITYPLVHTNYWLSSWVGMQLKAIQGSKLVHTYHSLGAVKYKAVDAVPLIATKRLAIEKQVLETAERIVATSPQEQQHMRTLVSTKGHIDVIPCGTDIRRFGSIGRQAARAELEIDQEAKVVLYVGRFDSRKGIETLVRAVNQSKFRDSHKLKLIIGGGSTPGNSDGKERDRIEAIVQELGMSHLTSLPGRLSQDILPAYYAASDVCVVPSHYEPFGLVAIEAMASGTPVVASDVGGLQFTVVPEKTGLLVPPKDVAAFNVAIDRILTNPALRDELGAAAKEHTRAKFSWDGVAEQLSELYTQLLGQSVKEPALVSK; from the coding sequence ATGAACTCTACCACTGAAAAACGCATCGCTTTAATTTCAGTTCACGGAGACCCGTCAATTGAAATTGGTAAGGAAGAGGCTGGGGGGCAAAATGTTTACGTGCGCGAAGTGGGTCTAGCATTAGCCCAATTGGGTTGGCAAGTAGATATGTTTAGCCGCAAAGTCAGTCCTGAACAAGAGACGATTGTGCAGCATACTCCACTTTGTCGGACGGTTCGGTTAACTGCTGGGCCAGAGGAGTTTGTCCCCAGGGATAATGGTTTTAAATATTTACCAGAGTTTGTGCAACAACTTCTGCAATTTCAACGAGAAAATCACATCACATATCCGTTGGTGCATACAAACTATTGGCTGTCTAGCTGGGTGGGAATGCAGTTAAAAGCAATTCAGGGCAGCAAGCTAGTTCATACGTATCATTCATTGGGTGCAGTTAAATACAAAGCTGTAGATGCTGTCCCCTTAATTGCTACCAAGCGTTTAGCTATAGAAAAACAAGTACTGGAAACAGCCGAGAGAATTGTGGCTACGAGTCCTCAAGAACAGCAACACATGAGAACACTAGTTTCCACAAAAGGACATATTGACGTTATTCCTTGTGGTACAGATATTCGCCGCTTCGGCTCGATTGGTAGACAAGCAGCAAGAGCTGAGTTGGAGATTGATCAAGAAGCTAAAGTGGTGTTATATGTGGGGCGTTTTGACTCACGCAAAGGGATAGAAACTTTAGTGCGTGCAGTAAATCAATCTAAGTTCCGTGATTCCCATAAACTCAAATTGATCATTGGTGGTGGTAGTACCCCAGGAAATAGTGATGGTAAAGAGCGCGATCGCATTGAAGCAATTGTGCAAGAATTAGGCATGAGTCACTTGACTTCTCTCCCTGGTCGTCTCAGCCAAGATATTTTGCCAGCTTACTATGCCGCATCTGATGTTTGCGTTGTTCCCAGCCATTATGAACCTTTTGGGTTGGTGGCCATTGAAGCAATGGCTAGTGGTACACCTGTAGTAGCTAGTGATGTCGGCGGACTTCAGTTTACAGTCGTTCCCGAAAAGACTGGTCTATTAGTACCACCAAAAGATGTGGCAGCATTTAATGTGGCAATTGACAGAATTCTCACAAATCCAGCATTGCGAGATGAGTTAGGTGCAGCTGCTAAAGAACACACCAGAGCTAAGTTTAGTTGGGATGGTGTGGCAGAGCAACTAAGTGAACTATACACCCAACTTTTAGGACAATCGGTCAAAGAACCAGCGTTGGTGAGTAAATAA
- a CDS encoding RNA-binding protein yields MSVRLYIGNLPKEEIDRQELQAVFAAEGDAVTTKLIKDRKTGKCRGFGFLTVNNDEQADQIIEKYNGQMFKETPIKLEKALPRTKGEEGEEQGAQPKAASASGGSSTPNVNKDNSRREKGSKKSRRGGGTRENATTSTDSDAVRPDPRWASELEKLKQMLAAQATN; encoded by the coding sequence ATGTCCGTGCGCCTATACATAGGCAATTTGCCAAAAGAAGAAATAGATCGTCAAGAACTGCAAGCTGTTTTTGCCGCAGAGGGCGATGCTGTGACAACTAAACTTATCAAAGACCGCAAAACCGGCAAATGTCGTGGCTTTGGGTTTTTGACAGTTAACAATGATGAGCAAGCAGACCAAATTATTGAAAAATATAATGGTCAAATGTTCAAAGAAACCCCAATTAAATTAGAGAAAGCCTTACCACGTACCAAGGGTGAGGAAGGCGAAGAACAAGGCGCGCAACCGAAAGCCGCTAGTGCTTCCGGTGGTAGTTCTACTCCAAACGTGAATAAAGACAACAGTCGTCGTGAGAAAGGCTCTAAAAAGTCTCGTCGTGGCGGTGGTACTCGTGAGAATGCCACAACCAGCACCGACTCAGACGCAGTTCGTCCCGATCCACGTTGGGCATCGGAGCTTGAAAAGCTCAAGCAAATGCTAGCTGCTCAAGCTACGAATTAG
- a CDS encoding Uma2 family endonuclease: MNTAIASDTPLAKSLPKNITILRGIHWDTYQNLVRDLESQPGTKLTYDDGTLEILMPLPPHETFKKLLGRFIEVTTEELGIEIRSLGSTTWTREDLRKGLEPDECYYIQNELAVRGKDVIDLTIDPPPDLAIEVDSTSSSMNRMGIYAALGVPEVWRFDRETLTILSLVNNDYQPREMSSVLPMFDGAVLMKFLELSLTMGETSLIRHVREWVREELAKSSTVVDEN; encoded by the coding sequence ATGAATACTGCGATCGCTTCCGATACGCCTTTGGCTAAATCATTACCTAAAAACATAACCATATTGCGAGGCATTCACTGGGATACCTATCAGAATTTGGTGCGAGATTTGGAGTCACAACCAGGAACAAAACTAACTTATGATGATGGGACTTTGGAGATTTTGATGCCGCTACCACCCCACGAAACTTTTAAGAAACTACTTGGTCGTTTCATTGAAGTTACCACAGAAGAGTTAGGAATTGAAATTCGTAGTTTAGGTTCTACAACTTGGACACGAGAAGATTTACGCAAGGGTTTAGAACCAGATGAGTGTTATTACATTCAAAATGAGTTAGCTGTGCGCGGTAAAGATGTAATTGATTTGACAATTGATCCACCTCCTGATTTGGCGATTGAGGTTGATAGTACTAGCAGTTCGATGAATCGGATGGGGATTTATGCGGCGTTGGGTGTGCCAGAAGTATGGCGTTTTGATCGGGAAACTTTGACGATTTTGAGTTTAGTTAATAATGACTACCAACCCCGTGAGATGTCGTCAGTGTTGCCGATGTTTGATGGTGCGGTGTTGATGAAGTTTTTGGAATTAAGTTTAACAATGGGTGAAACAAGTTTAATTCGTCATGTGCGGGAATGGGTAAGAGAAGAGTTAGCAAAATCATCAACAGTAGTCGATGAAAATTAA
- a CDS encoding zinc metalloprotease HtpX, with product MPSHTKSSLEAGLAALKQGNYPSAIAQLEPLASHQGNSTASLQAKVGLVMAYARSGELKKAIALCQTLTDSQNTQVKEWAEVALRHLTKNKKNRQKSDNSPAPSQQTAAPTKPRYPSAVASAGYQNNFIGNNGSLNPSYTKPKEFGIYWRQAKRAKVWQPLKKPNLIPLRLLSAGTFVALFWVLRAILKFIMATINLALVKLPYLEPVDLLYQDPSPVLLVILFVAIALSPWLLDWLLAELYSQRELSKDMLHNYSRETPRVLHRYCQQKHWPSPQLRILPIAAPIALTYGNLPRNARIVVSQGLLEQLADDEIATIYAAQLGQITHKDFVVMSLVMLITLPIYKIYQQIAAWGDKAGKGIFHWPFTIISSLAYGLWCILTGTALFHSRLRLYYSDRLAAEITGNPNGLIRALLKITIGIASDIQREESTSGLLESLNLLLPVGYQQSISLGSIAGHLNFESMLMWDNINPYRQWFTVNNSHPLMGDRIRRLCQIASHWHIDPEIHLTSQQSLNQEALNVTRQSFWLQTAPFLGVPMGLVFAGLIWLLWQAAFAFKVLNLKWIYEDWSFVTGCLLIGFSIGIVIRMNAFFPNIKSTNIYSDQQLPHLLANPTTIPVDSLPVQFIGKLIGRKGIGNFLAQDLILQSHTGLVKLHHISWLGQPINPQDLIGRQIIVTGWFRRGATPWIDIQTLQTQNGKTIHSPHPIWSTILAIAAQAWGAYIFLVG from the coding sequence ATGCCTTCACATACTAAATCGTCTCTGGAGGCTGGTTTAGCTGCCCTCAAGCAGGGAAATTACCCAAGTGCGATCGCTCAACTTGAACCTTTAGCTAGCCATCAAGGTAACAGTACAGCTAGTCTACAAGCCAAGGTAGGCTTAGTCATGGCTTACGCCCGTAGCGGCGAACTCAAAAAAGCGATCGCCTTATGTCAAACTCTCACCGACAGTCAAAATACCCAGGTGAAAGAATGGGCAGAAGTCGCTTTAAGACATTTAACCAAAAATAAAAAAAATCGCCAAAAATCAGACAATTCTCCAGCCCCATCACAACAGACAGCAGCACCAACTAAACCGCGTTACCCATCTGCTGTAGCTTCTGCGGGCTATCAAAATAATTTTATTGGCAACAACGGATCATTAAATCCGAGTTACACAAAACCTAAAGAATTTGGGATTTATTGGCGACAGGCAAAACGGGCTAAAGTTTGGCAACCTCTCAAAAAACCTAACTTAATTCCCTTACGGTTGCTGTCAGCAGGTACATTTGTCGCCCTGTTTTGGGTGCTGCGAGCAATACTCAAGTTCATCATGGCAACAATCAACTTGGCTTTAGTCAAATTGCCATACTTAGAACCAGTTGATTTGTTATATCAAGATCCTAGTCCAGTTCTCTTGGTAATTTTGTTCGTAGCGATCGCCCTATCACCTTGGTTGTTAGATTGGTTGTTAGCTGAGTTGTATAGTCAGCGAGAATTGTCTAAAGATATGTTGCACAACTATAGTCGGGAAACTCCCCGTGTGCTACATCGCTACTGCCAACAAAAACATTGGCCATCACCCCAACTACGAATTTTACCCATAGCTGCACCTATAGCTTTAACTTATGGCAATTTACCCAGGAATGCCCGGATTGTCGTCAGTCAAGGATTGTTAGAGCAACTAGCCGACGATGAAATTGCCACCATCTATGCTGCCCAACTAGGACAAATTACCCACAAAGATTTTGTGGTTATGTCTTTAGTTATGCTGATCACCTTACCCATCTATAAAATCTATCAGCAAATCGCGGCATGGGGAGACAAGGCTGGCAAAGGAATATTCCACTGGCCATTCACAATCATCTCCAGTTTGGCTTATGGTTTGTGGTGTATCCTCACAGGTACAGCTTTGTTCCACTCCCGCTTGAGATTGTACTATAGCGATCGCCTAGCAGCAGAAATTACAGGCAATCCCAACGGACTGATCCGCGCTTTATTAAAAATCACCATTGGCATCGCCAGCGATATTCAACGAGAAGAATCCACTAGTGGGCTATTAGAAAGCTTAAATCTCTTATTACCTGTAGGTTATCAACAGAGTATTTCTTTAGGAAGTATTGCCGGTCATCTCAACTTTGAATCAATGTTGATGTGGGATAATATCAACCCCTATCGCCAGTGGTTTACAGTCAATAATAGTCATCCTTTAATGGGCGATCGCATCCGTCGCCTCTGTCAAATAGCTAGTCATTGGCATATAGATCCAGAAATTCATCTCACTAGTCAACAATCACTCAACCAGGAAGCATTGAACGTTACCCGTCAATCTTTTTGGTTACAAACGGCTCCCTTTTTGGGTGTGCCTATGGGTTTGGTCTTTGCTGGGTTGATTTGGTTGCTTTGGCAAGCTGCATTTGCCTTCAAAGTTTTAAATCTCAAGTGGATTTACGAAGATTGGTCATTTGTGACAGGTTGCCTACTCATCGGCTTTAGCATTGGCATTGTCATTAGAATGAATGCGTTTTTTCCCAACATCAAATCCACCAACATCTACTCTGACCAACAACTACCCCACCTCTTAGCAAATCCCACTACCATCCCCGTTGATAGTCTTCCTGTGCAGTTTATCGGTAAGCTCATAGGCCGCAAAGGTATCGGCAATTTTCTAGCCCAAGACCTAATTCTCCAATCCCACACGGGTTTAGTCAAATTGCATCATATCTCTTGGCTCGGACAACCAATCAACCCCCAAGACTTAATCGGTCGCCAAATCATCGTCACAGGCTGGTTCCGCCGAGGCGCAACACCTTGGATCGATATTCAAACCCTACAAACCCAAAATGGTAAAACCATCCACAGCCCTCATCCCATCTGGTCTACTATTTTAGCGATCGCCGCCCAAGCCTGGGGAGCTTATATATTTCTGGTTGGTTAA
- a CDS encoding DUF4330 domain-containing protein — MAILDSKGRLFGKINLLDLGAGLVILLVIFGIFVFPGTSGSVAQIGAKTVPIEVDLVVRGLNVRDPQQLFDNGFKKGGKTKVIIRNQPYGEIEIKSVDILPRTVVATQPDGSVKELKDPKANNFSTDMLLTLDGKAQVTQDGPVLGNNKVKIGMPFELEGFNYNFNATVVDVRLDNK, encoded by the coding sequence ATGGCTATTTTAGATTCCAAAGGTCGCTTGTTTGGCAAAATTAATCTCCTTGACTTAGGTGCTGGGCTAGTTATTCTGCTAGTTATCTTTGGTATTTTCGTATTTCCTGGTACTTCTGGATCTGTTGCTCAAATCGGTGCGAAAACAGTACCTATAGAGGTAGACTTAGTGGTTCGTGGTTTAAATGTGCGTGATCCTCAGCAGTTATTTGACAACGGCTTCAAAAAAGGCGGCAAAACTAAGGTAATCATTCGCAATCAGCCTTACGGTGAGATTGAAATTAAATCTGTGGATATTTTACCTAGAACAGTTGTTGCTACTCAACCGGATGGATCTGTTAAAGAATTGAAAGATCCCAAAGCTAACAACTTTAGTACAGATATGCTGTTAACTTTAGATGGGAAAGCCCAAGTTACTCAAGATGGCCCGGTTTTAGGTAACAATAAAGTAAAAATTGGTATGCCCTTTGAGTTAGAAGGCTTTAACTACAACTTTAATGCCACTGTTGTTGATGTGAGATTAGACAATAAATAA
- the rpsO gene encoding 30S ribosomal protein S15, with product MALTQQRKQEIITNYQVHETDTGSTDVQIAMLTERINRLSEHLQANKKDHSSRRGLLKLIGQRKRLLAYLQKESREKYQALISRLGIRG from the coding sequence ATGGCTCTGACGCAACAGCGCAAACAAGAAATAATTACTAACTACCAAGTTCACGAAACTGACACTGGTTCGACCGATGTCCAAATCGCTATGCTAACTGAACGGATTAACCGCTTGAGTGAGCATCTGCAAGCCAATAAAAAAGATCATTCTTCCCGCCGGGGATTATTGAAATTGATTGGTCAGCGCAAGCGTCTTCTAGCTTATCTCCAAAAAGAAAGTCGGGAAAAATATCAAGCCTTGATTAGTCGTCTTGGTATTCGTGGATAG
- a CDS encoding PAM68 family protein, protein MPAEESERSSLPFEPKKKRQKPAKATSQPQVKPENPGKQELKQPPFSKEEMAIPQVVSQRMIRRVAAFCGVPTALGIATLVASYLLATYSDIKLPPIAVLLVNMGLFGLGVLGITYGVLSASWDEERAGSVLGLSEFSTNWGRMVEVWRETRQNKA, encoded by the coding sequence ATGCCTGCTGAAGAATCAGAACGCAGTAGTTTGCCATTTGAACCGAAAAAAAAGCGTCAAAAACCTGCGAAAGCGACAAGTCAGCCACAAGTAAAGCCGGAAAACCCTGGTAAGCAAGAACTAAAACAGCCACCTTTCTCTAAGGAGGAGATGGCTATTCCCCAAGTTGTTAGCCAGAGAATGATCAGGCGTGTGGCAGCATTCTGTGGTGTACCAACGGCTTTAGGTATTGCTACCCTAGTTGCTAGTTATTTGCTAGCTACATACTCCGATATCAAACTCCCTCCCATCGCTGTTTTACTGGTGAACATGGGACTTTTTGGTTTAGGTGTACTGGGTATAACTTATGGTGTTCTTTCAGCCTCTTGGGATGAAGAAAGGGCTGGAAGTGTTCTAGGTTTAAGTGAATTCAGCACTAATTGGGGGCGAATGGTAGAAGTTTGGCGCGAAACACGACAAAACAAAGCGTAA
- the psbA gene encoding photosystem II q(b) protein produces MTATLQQRQSANVWEQFCNWITSTNNRIYIGWFGVLMIPTLLAATTCFIIAFIAAPPVDIDGIREPVAGSLMYGNNIISGAVVPSSNAIGLHFYPIWEAASLDEWLYNGGPYQLVVFHFLIGVFCYLGREWELSYRLGMRPWICLAFSAPVAAATAVFLVYPIGQGSFSDGMPLGISGTFNFMIVFQAEHNILMHPFHMLGVAGVFGGSLFSAMHGSLVTSSLVRETSENESQNYGYKFGQEEETYNIVAAHGYFGRLIFQYASFNNSRSLHFFLAAWPVIGIWFTALGVSTMAFNLNGFNFNQSIIDSQGRVINTWADIINRANLGMEVMHERNAHNFPLDLAAAESAPVAISAPAIHG; encoded by the coding sequence ATGACCGCAACCTTACAACAGCGCCAAAGCGCCAACGTATGGGAACAGTTCTGCAACTGGATCACCAGCACCAACAACCGCATATACATCGGCTGGTTCGGCGTATTAATGATCCCCACCTTGCTAGCTGCAACCACCTGCTTCATCATCGCCTTCATCGCCGCCCCCCCCGTAGACATCGACGGCATCCGTGAACCAGTAGCAGGTTCATTAATGTACGGAAACAACATCATCTCCGGAGCAGTAGTACCATCATCCAACGCAATTGGACTACACTTCTACCCAATATGGGAAGCAGCATCATTAGACGAGTGGTTATACAACGGAGGTCCATACCAACTAGTAGTATTCCACTTCTTAATCGGAGTATTCTGCTACCTAGGACGTGAATGGGAACTATCATACCGCCTAGGAATGCGTCCATGGATCTGCCTAGCCTTCTCCGCCCCCGTAGCAGCAGCAACAGCAGTATTCTTGGTATACCCAATCGGACAAGGATCATTCTCAGACGGAATGCCCTTGGGTATCTCTGGAACCTTCAACTTCATGATCGTGTTCCAAGCAGAGCATAACATCCTGATGCACCCCTTCCATATGTTAGGAGTAGCAGGAGTATTCGGTGGAAGCTTATTCAGTGCAATGCACGGAAGCTTAGTAACATCTTCCTTAGTTCGTGAAACCAGCGAAAACGAATCACAGAACTACGGCTACAAATTCGGACAAGAAGAAGAAACCTACAACATCGTGGCAGCCCACGGCTACTTCGGTCGTCTCATCTTCCAATACGCATCCTTCAACAACAGCCGTTCCTTGCACTTCTTCCTAGCAGCATGGCCAGTGATTGGTATCTGGTTCACCGCCCTAGGCGTAAGCACAATGGCGTTCAACTTGAACGGATTCAACTTCAACCAATCCATCATCGACTCTCAAGGTCGTGTAATCAATACCTGGGCTGACATCATCAACCGCGCTAACTTGGGTATGGAAGTCATGCACGAGCGCAATGCTCACAACTTCCCCTTAGATTTGGCTGCTGCTGAGTCTGCTCCTGTGGCTATCAGCGCTCCTGCTATCCACGGTTAA
- the aroF gene encoding 3-deoxy-7-phosphoheptulonate synthase gives MIVVMKVGSPEVEINRISEELGNWGLIPEKIVGKHKVVIGLVGETADLDPLQIQEVSPWIEQVLRVELPYKRASRQYRHGEASEVVVNTPDGPVVFGEHHPLVVVAGPCSVENEEMIIDTAQHVKAAGAKFLRGGAYKPRTSPYAFQGHGESALELLARAREVSGLGVITEVMDAAELDVIAEVADVIQVGARNMQNFSLLKKVGAQPKPVLLKRGMAATIEDWLMAAEYILAAGNPNVILCERGIRTFDRQYTRNTLDLSVVPVLRKLTHLPIMIDPSHGTGWAEFVPSMAMGAIAVGSDSLMIEVHPNPIKALSDGPQSLTPERFDHLMQELAVIGKAVGRWPQPAVVIA, from the coding sequence ATGATAGTAGTCATGAAAGTTGGTTCTCCGGAAGTGGAAATCAACCGTATTAGTGAGGAACTAGGTAACTGGGGACTGATACCAGAAAAAATTGTGGGCAAGCATAAGGTGGTAATTGGTTTAGTTGGTGAAACCGCAGACCTAGATCCACTGCAAATTCAAGAAGTTAGTCCTTGGATTGAACAAGTATTACGAGTAGAACTACCTTATAAACGGGCTAGTCGTCAATATCGTCACGGCGAAGCTTCAGAAGTCGTAGTTAATACACCTGATGGCCCTGTTGTCTTTGGAGAACATCACCCACTCGTGGTGGTTGCTGGCCCCTGTTCTGTTGAAAATGAAGAAATGATCATTGATACAGCCCAGCACGTCAAAGCAGCAGGAGCTAAGTTTTTACGTGGTGGAGCCTATAAACCTCGTACTTCACCATACGCCTTTCAAGGACATGGCGAAAGTGCTTTGGAATTACTAGCAAGGGCCAGGGAAGTTAGTGGATTAGGTGTGATTACAGAAGTCATGGATGCAGCTGAACTGGATGTCATCGCTGAAGTCGCTGATGTCATCCAAGTGGGCGCAAGGAATATGCAGAATTTCTCCTTGTTGAAAAAAGTAGGAGCGCAGCCCAAGCCAGTTCTGCTCAAAAGAGGCATGGCAGCTACAATAGAAGATTGGTTGATGGCGGCTGAGTATATTTTGGCAGCAGGTAATCCCAACGTAATTTTGTGCGAACGGGGAATTCGGACTTTTGATCGCCAATACACCCGCAACACGCTAGATTTATCGGTAGTGCCAGTGTTACGAAAATTAACACACTTACCAATCATGATCGACCCCAGTCATGGTACAGGTTGGGCTGAATTTGTGCCATCAATGGCGATGGGAGCGATCGCCGTCGGTAGCGATTCCCTCATGATTGAAGTCCACCCCAACCCCATCAAAGCCCTATCTGATGGGCCACAATCCCTCACACCAGAGCGTTTCGATCACCTCATGCAAGAATTAGCAGTGATTGGTAAAGCCGTAGGACGTTGGCCACAACCAGCAGTTGTTATAGCATAA
- a CDS encoding cyanophycinase yields the protein MTVSENKRQLVIIGGAEDRDGDAQILREFVRRAGGTKAHIVIMTAATELPREVGENYIRVFERLGAEKVRIVDTETREDASSSTALEAIAKATGIFFTGGDQARITSILKNTEIDAAIHQRFAEGIVVGGTSAGAAVMPDNMIVEGDSETNPRIEIVEMGPGLGFLPGVVIDQHFSQRGRLGRLITALIKEPAVLGFGIDENTAMVVTGSQIEIIGQGCVTIVDESESTYNNLGEILRDEALAIFGAKLHILPHGFKFDLKTRKPISNNGTEASATVPVGLVSGEKRG from the coding sequence ATGACAGTAAGTGAAAATAAACGGCAGTTAGTAATTATTGGTGGTGCAGAAGATAGAGATGGTGATGCTCAAATATTGCGAGAATTTGTCCGCCGCGCTGGTGGAACAAAAGCCCATATTGTGATTATGACGGCGGCGACCGAATTACCAAGAGAAGTGGGAGAAAACTACATTAGGGTATTTGAGCGCTTGGGAGCAGAGAAGGTGCGGATAGTTGATACAGAAACTCGTGAAGATGCTTCATCGTCAACTGCCCTGGAAGCGATCGCCAAAGCAACAGGTATATTTTTTACAGGGGGAGATCAAGCACGGATCACTAGTATTCTCAAGAATACCGAAATTGATGCTGCTATTCACCAACGCTTCGCTGAAGGTATCGTTGTTGGTGGTACAAGTGCAGGCGCAGCCGTCATGCCAGATAACATGATTGTGGAAGGCGATTCCGAAACTAATCCTCGGATAGAAATTGTGGAAATGGGGCCGGGACTAGGTTTTCTTCCTGGGGTAGTCATTGATCAACATTTTTCTCAACGTGGCCGCTTAGGACGTTTAATCACAGCGTTGATTAAAGAACCAGCCGTATTAGGATTTGGCATTGATGAGAATACTGCGATGGTGGTAACTGGTAGCCAAATCGAAATTATCGGTCAAGGTTGCGTCACAATTGTGGATGAATCAGAGTCTACATACAACAATCTGGGCGAAATTTTAAGAGATGAAGCATTAGCAATTTTTGGAGCCAAGCTGCACATCCTACCCCACGGTTTTAAATTTGACCTCAAAACCCGCAAACCGATTTCAAATAATGGCACTGAAGCATCTGCTACAGTGCCAGTGGGTTTAGTGAGTGGGGAAAAAAGAGGCTAG
- a CDS encoding NFACT family protein yields MQPVDFTTLTAACSELRDEWLPSRLEQVYQRDRHTIAIALRTINQRGWLEISWHPQAAHICISEPPPRLPDTFTFSQQLVHQLGGLALIGIEAIAPWERVVDLQFARRPGEKALYHLYAEIMGKYSNVILTDANNLIITAAHQVSQQQSSVRPIQTGQPYETPPKLTGTIPNRDESLARWQERISLVPGQIKRQLLKNYSGLSAVLIESMLLAANIAPDTNTDILTSEDWQNLYARWQEWLQVLEDKKFQPGWTKDGYVVMGWGAVTPAKNVQTIINEYYTKQLNQQLFTQLRHQLSQKISNILDKLRTKEQTFANRLQQSDRADEYRQKADLLMAHLQTWEPGMKEIILPDFETNQPVAIALQPDKNAVQNAQNLYKQHQKLKRARTAVEPLLQEVQTEISYLEQVEAAIAQIDNYQTAEDLQALEEIRDELIGQKYLEELDYRRTNTNNENTSINFRNYLTPSGFQVLIGRNNRQNDQLTFRLAGDYDLWFHAQEIPGSHVLLRLEPGAVPETDDLQCVANLAAYYSRARQSDQVPVVYTQPKHVYKPKGAKPGIAIYKQERILWGKPQLVLIEKEIHNS; encoded by the coding sequence GTGCAACCAGTTGACTTTACTACCCTGACTGCTGCTTGTAGTGAACTCCGGGATGAATGGCTCCCATCACGACTAGAGCAAGTTTATCAGCGCGATCGCCACACTATCGCCATAGCTTTACGTACTATCAATCAGAGAGGTTGGTTAGAGATTTCTTGGCATCCTCAAGCCGCACATATTTGTATAAGTGAACCGCCACCACGTTTACCGGATACCTTTACTTTTAGCCAGCAATTAGTTCACCAATTAGGGGGATTAGCTTTAATCGGCATTGAAGCGATCGCTCCTTGGGAACGTGTGGTAGATTTACAGTTTGCCCGTCGTCCAGGAGAAAAAGCCTTATATCACCTATATGCCGAAATTATGGGCAAATACAGTAATGTGATTTTGACGGATGCCAATAATCTCATCATTACTGCTGCTCATCAAGTGAGTCAGCAACAGTCTAGCGTGCGGCCGATCCAAACTGGACAACCTTATGAAACACCACCAAAGCTGACAGGAACCATCCCCAATCGTGACGAATCTTTAGCACGTTGGCAAGAAAGAATCAGTTTAGTACCGGGACAGATTAAACGTCAGTTGCTAAAAAACTATAGTGGTTTGAGTGCAGTGCTAATAGAGTCGATGTTGCTAGCAGCAAATATTGCACCAGACACTAATACTGATATTCTGACTTCTGAAGATTGGCAAAATTTATATGCACGTTGGCAAGAATGGCTGCAAGTCTTAGAAGATAAGAAGTTTCAACCAGGCTGGACTAAAGACGGGTATGTAGTCATGGGTTGGGGGGCGGTGACTCCAGCCAAAAATGTGCAAACTATCATTAACGAGTACTACACAAAGCAGCTAAATCAGCAGTTATTTACTCAGTTACGCCATCAACTGAGCCAAAAAATCAGTAATATTTTGGACAAATTACGCACCAAAGAGCAAACCTTTGCCAATCGCTTGCAGCAATCAGATCGAGCTGACGAGTATCGGCAAAAAGCTGATTTATTGATGGCGCATTTGCAAACTTGGGAACCAGGGATGAAAGAGATCATCCTACCAGATTTTGAAACAAATCAACCTGTAGCGATCGCCCTCCAACCAGACAAAAACGCCGTCCAAAATGCCCAAAACCTTTACAAACAACACCAAAAACTCAAACGCGCCCGCACAGCAGTAGAACCACTACTGCAAGAAGTACAGACAGAAATTAGTTATTTAGAGCAGGTAGAAGCAGCGATCGCCCAAATAGACAACTACCAAACAGCAGAAGATTTACAAGCCTTAGAAGAAATCCGCGACGAATTAATCGGCCAAAAATATTTAGAAGAATTAGACTATCGCCGCACTAATACTAATAATGAAAATACCAGCATCAACTTTCGTAACTACTTGACACCAAGCGGCTTTCAAGTCCTCATTGGTCGTAACAATCGCCAAAATGATCAGCTAACATTTCGCTTGGCTGGAGATTATGATTTATGGTTCCATGCTCAAGAAATTCCTGGGAGTCATGTACTACTGCGTTTAGAACCAGGTGCAGTTCCTGAAACAGATGATTTACAATGTGTAGCCAATCTGGCAGCTTACTATAGTCGCGCTCGGCAAAGTGACCAAGTACCAGTAGTTTACACCCAACCAAAGCACGTATATAAACCCAAAGGAGCCAAACCAGGAATCGCCATTTACAAACAAGAGCGTATCCTTTGGGGGAAACCACAGTTAGTTCTCATAGAGAAAGAAATTCATAATTCTTAA